A genomic stretch from Chloroflexota bacterium includes:
- a CDS encoding HAD-IA family hydrolase produces the protein MIRALIFDFDGLIVDTETPALQSWQEIFSEHGQELTMDWWAQFVGRGESASTAVYLEQLVGRTLDAEALTARRRARHVEMVEAQPILPGIEDRIADAQRLGLKLGVASSSPRTWVTGHLERIGLLPHFHAIRCRDDSDVLVGKPDPTVYLAALRALDVAPNEAIAFEDSPRGVEAAARAGIFTIAVPNGITRRMGDAAADLELASMADMSLEEMIQAAEQAHGAPG, from the coding sequence ATGATCCGCGCCCTCATCTTTGACTTCGACGGCCTCATCGTCGATACGGAAACCCCAGCCCTGCAGAGCTGGCAGGAGATCTTCAGCGAGCATGGCCAGGAGCTGACCATGGACTGGTGGGCTCAGTTCGTCGGGCGCGGCGAGTCCGCTAGTACCGCCGTATACCTCGAACAGCTTGTCGGCCGCACCCTGGACGCCGAGGCCCTGACCGCCCGGCGACGGGCACGTCACGTCGAAATGGTAGAGGCGCAGCCCATCCTGCCCGGCATCGAGGACCGCATCGCCGACGCCCAGCGCCTGGGCCTCAAGCTCGGCGTCGCTAGCAGCTCCCCGCGAACGTGGGTCACCGGCCACCTTGAGCGCATCGGCCTCCTCCCGCACTTCCACGCCATCCGCTGCCGCGACGATTCCGACGTGTTGGTCGGCAAACCGGACCCCACCGTCTACCTCGCCGCCCTCCGCGCGCTGGACGTCGCCCCCAACGAGGCCATCGCGTTCGAGGACTCCCCCAGGGGCGTCGAGGCCGCCGCGAGGGCCGGCATCTTCACCATCGCCGTCCCCAACGGCATCACCCGCCGCATGGGCGACGCCGCCGCCGACCTCGAGTTGGCTTCAATGGCCGACATGTCGCTTGAGGAGATGATTCAAGCGGCAGAGCAAGCGCACGGTGCGCCGGGGTGA
- a CDS encoding AbrB/MazE/SpoVT family DNA-binding domain-containing protein, which translates to MIAKLHVCTIDGGLAVRIPEDVAEQMGLCDGAAIEIETTDDGSTLRRDLPNIAELVNKITPENNHPEVDWGPARGAEAW; encoded by the coding sequence ATGATTGCGAAACTCCACGTCTGCACGATTGACGGCGGTTTGGCCGTCCGCATCCCGGAAGACGTCGCCGAGCAAATGGGCCTGTGCGACGGCGCAGCAATCGAAATTGAAACGACGGACGACGGCTCCACCTTGCGCAGGGACCTTCCCAACATTGCGGAACTGGTGAACAAGATCACCCCGGAGAACAACCACCCAGAGGTCGATTGGGGTCCCGCCCGGGGCGCTGAAGCGTGGTAG
- the ftsZ gene encoding cell division protein FtsZ: MPMPQAGPASICAIGVGGGGSNAIMRMMRARPVPGVTYACVNTDIKALGQVEGAHVIHIGENLTRGLGAGGDPEMGAMAASESKQSLKNVVAGADLVFLAIGMGGGTGTGAAPVVAEIARQSGALVVAVATTPFSFEGARRLETAHSGITQLKPYVDNLIVIHNERLLSLFHGDTSMDDALRMADDAVMLGVLSVAELVNLPGEINVDLADVKAIMKVPGRAMMAIGEGHGKGGPLQAAKQAVNNPLLDLSLEGAKGVLFNVTGGPSMTLGDVNEAGAYIASQVDHRAMIFFGMVNGEPGSDVARVTLIATGISDDEEMTRFTSDPSSFSGRYLNNTREQSTDLDLPPFLRRTIIR; this comes from the coding sequence ATGCCTATGCCGCAAGCAGGCCCCGCGTCGATCTGCGCCATTGGTGTCGGTGGCGGGGGCTCCAACGCCATCATGCGCATGATGCGCGCCCGGCCCGTTCCCGGCGTCACCTACGCCTGCGTCAACACAGACATCAAGGCCCTGGGCCAGGTCGAGGGGGCGCACGTCATCCACATCGGCGAGAACCTCACCCGAGGCCTCGGCGCCGGCGGTGACCCTGAGATGGGCGCCATGGCCGCCAGCGAGTCCAAGCAGTCGCTCAAGAACGTCGTTGCCGGCGCGGACCTCGTCTTCCTCGCCATCGGCATGGGCGGCGGCACGGGCACCGGCGCCGCCCCCGTCGTCGCCGAGATCGCCCGGCAGTCCGGCGCCCTCGTCGTCGCCGTCGCCACCACGCCCTTTAGCTTTGAGGGCGCGCGGCGCCTCGAGACCGCCCACTCCGGCATCACGCAACTCAAGCCCTACGTGGACAACCTCATCGTCATCCACAACGAGCGTCTTCTCAGCCTCTTCCACGGCGATACGTCCATGGACGACGCCCTCCGCATGGCCGACGACGCCGTCATGCTCGGCGTCCTCTCCGTCGCCGAGCTGGTCAACCTCCCCGGCGAGATCAACGTCGACCTCGCGGACGTGAAGGCAATCATGAAGGTCCCCGGACGCGCCATGATGGCCATCGGCGAGGGCCACGGCAAGGGCGGGCCCCTGCAGGCCGCCAAGCAGGCCGTCAACAACCCGCTCCTGGACCTCTCGCTGGAGGGCGCGAAGGGTGTGCTCTTCAACGTCACCGGCGGCCCGTCCATGACCCTGGGTGATGTCAACGAGGCCGGCGCCTACATCGCCTCCCAGGTCGACCACCGTGCCATGATCTTCTTCGGCATGGTCAACGGCGAACCCGGCAGCGACGTCGCCCGCGTGACGCTCATCGCCACCGGCATCTCGGACGACGAGGAGATGACGCGCTTCACCTCTGACCCCTCGTCCTTCAGCGGCCGCTACCTCAACAACACCCGCGAGCAGTCGACGGACCTTGACCTGCCCCCGTTCCTCCGCCGCACCATCATCCGCTAG